Genomic segment of Papaver somniferum cultivar HN1 unplaced genomic scaffold, ASM357369v1 unplaced-scaffold_163, whole genome shotgun sequence:
AAGCTCTTATTGCTCAATTAACCTGTGCGTTCTCTGTCCTTATTTTGTACCGGATTTCAATTTGACACAGCCATTATTATACATGTAGAGAGAATTGAATCTTCATATGTTTTTGTGTACAAATCTACATATCTTCACTCTCATTATATCATGCGTACAATTCGTACTCTGGATATTTTTTCAGAATAATTGATTGATATAGCTTACCATCAACTCCTACTACAACTTTATATTCTCGCCTTTGTGCTCATCGATCCACTTgagaataataataagaagaagaattgtaAGACTCTGCATCGAAAACAAGGAGGACATGCATTCCTCTAATTTTTAGCTGAATTCATGTTAAGAAGTATCAATTTGGAGTTTGTTGATTTGACGTCTTCTTTATATATATCATGCAACAAAAGAATTATTGGAATCTGAAGCCACTCAATATTTTAAAATCCAAGTATAACTATGCGAATGTAAATGACCATAAATTCAAATTATTATAATTCATTGACACAACATGCtgctgccaaaaaaaaaaaaaagaacacgcTGCTGCCAAGATTTTGGTTTAGTTTTCGGTTTGTCGCTTATGCACCGTATCACATAAATTGGTATGTTTAATTAAATACATTAACAAGTTATGATCTGACTTTAATCTGAGATGAAACCGAGGTCCCAGTCCCTGCCGCTCATTGGTGGGATCCAAAATCACATGCGTAATCGAGTCATTAACTTTCATTATTTAATCACATTATAATAAGATATTCTCGGCTTATTCGAAGAAGAACGAAAAATCTAATGAAGCTGAGAAGAATCCGTGACGGGCAAGCCCGCGTAACATCTGTGATACCTTCATGAGATGAAACAATAAGAAGGATGACCTCTTGGTCTTTCTTAGCGTTCATCTCTAATCTACCCCAACCTTCTTGGGAAATAAGGTTTTGTTTCCGGTTTTTGGAGAACAACCCGCGGTTAAACAATCAAATAATTTAATAAGGAGATGATTACATACACCTTTAGGAGAGCAAGTCTGTACAAACTGTGTGAACAACGAACATGCATCAATGGTGTTTAACCAAATGCATTAACAAGTTATGATCCGACTTTAATCTGAGACGAAACCGAGATCCCGGTCCCTGCAAGATTAAATTGAGATCTGATATTTCTTTCATTGGTGCGATCCAAATtcacatgcttcatcaagtcattaactttcatcttttaatcacaTTATAATAAGATACTCGAGGCTTATTTGAAGAACGAAGAGTCTAATAAAGTTGAGAAGAACCCGTGGCGGGCAAGCTGGCTTAATATTGTCATACCTTTATGAGATGACCTCTTGGTCTTTCTTGGCGTTCATCTCTAGCCTACCCCAACTTGCTTGGGGAATAAGGTTCTTTTTCTGTTTTCGGAGAACAACCCGTGGAACAATCAAATAATTTAATAAGGATATAATTGCATACACCTTTAGGAGATCAGGTTTGTACAAACTGTGTGTGAACACTGAACAACGAACATGCGTCAATCTTTTACCACTAAGTAGGTCCAAACATGAAGTTTATAAATACATGACATGAAATTAAAGTCGTACATACGACTACAGAAATTCGGAAAACAACTAAAACAGATATATAAAACCACCGTAAAGAAAATCTAGACCCAAAAATACAACTAAGCGAGGATATATCATAATCCCAAAGAGAGGAGTTTGAAATCCATGGACGGGTCAAATGCATATTCATTCACTTTTGAGAGTAATTCCCAATGGATCAATTGTTTTCAAATTCTTAGAAACCCTTTTCTTCAAAATAATTGATTAAAACAAATTAACACTAGAGTTGTACATTTTAAGTAATCAATTAAACATTGTCTGCCATTAGCTTTCATAGGTGATGTTCACATTAAATGTACGGTTATCATTTAGTTCTCAAAGAATCAATGGGACAATAAGAAAATACACCAATGAAATGATTTAGATAATCATCAATAGTGGTACCAAAATTACATAAATCGGACCATATCCTGGATAACGCATAGAAGCACATTAATAATATTTTAAAATATTGTTACGAAACATTATTTATATATCCAGGATATATATACTGAACTGagaggttgagccggggccgtaaggccccggtgatacctagtataaCTCACAAAAAATCCATACAAAGATACTGAAATTTCAAATCATTATATTAGAGGTCTTTTTATCCTCACAAAGATTCTCGATTCAGGATCGTTCTCTGAACCTTAATCAATGTATTTACAAAACAAACAATATCATTTGTTATTTATTGAATCTTATGGGCATTATAATTCAATTATACGGAGCTTATGACATTGGTCTGGACTTAAAAGAATTAGAGCCCCTTGGGCAATGGGTTCAGTTTTAcaagatttgtttttcttttcgatATAAAAAATTGTAACCAATATTTGCTTGGACTATGAAAGAACCACTagtccagaaggggctataaataacgAATGAAATCTGTTATAAAACATGATTTATCACGGTTTTCATCTGTTATTCGAACCGTTATATATTTGGTGTGACTCTTTATAAATGACGAACAAAAACTATTATTTAAAATCATGAGTCTGGTTTATCGTTAAAAATGACAAGCAATACTTGTAATTTAGAATAACAATAATCGTTTGTTATTTAGAATGATATTGGACTTTTGTCATAAATCACGTATCCCAATATAATATATTAATATAAATTGCATCGccagatatttttttattttttactttttttttggtgAGTTTGTATTTGAACTGAATCAGCTAAAGCTAAATTTCGAATTGAACCAGCTGAATCTGAAATGGATTCTGGAACTGAATCAGCAGAATCTGAAATAGAATATGGAATCAGGTATACATTGCATTTAAAAGATGAACACAGTTTTACATTACAACCAAAAGAGGATACATTCATTTTGCAATTACAACTCAAAATCACACTTCAAAATCTGAACTGAAACATTCAATCTACTAAAACTGCCATAATCTGCATTTTAGTTAGGTCTCTCCTTTTTACAGAAGTTTTTCGCCACCTAATCATATGACCTAGGGAAACATCTCCGAAGTATTCCATATACATCGTATAACATCCCACTTGGATCCACTATTTCGTTAACGAGGCAGTTCTATTCGGCACTGCTGGGTGACGTAGTAAAATCAACAAAAGCACTTGCAACAGCTCCCTTCAGTTCCTCAAAGACAAAAAGCAATACGCAAGGGGAGTAATCCCAGTATCTTGTGTACGCAGATGCCAAGTTAGTTTAAAAACACTCCCAACAAACATCAAATCTATAAAATGTTACAGCATGAAAGGTATATAACGAAAACAAGAAGAACAGCTTTTGAGAGAGACAATGAAGATGTGGAAACAATCTAGGTGCGAGCTAGAAAGGGAGACAAACTTGTACTCCTCCCCTGTGGCTCATAGACTCACAGGAGGATTCAATTTTCCAAGTAAGAGAAGTATTTAAACTTTTATGTAGTTCGCCTAGTAGAATTATGACAACTAGAGGGGGCTAAGAAATTATGCATACATGATCGTAAATTCATTTGTGAATGGTCCAGATTTGTACAGCTGCGCACATGAATAGGGACATTGAACTCCTTTTTGGAATTAACCTACTCTCATAAAACATATTGTGGAATAGGGACATTGAACTCCTATTGATTACATAAAATTTATAGAAGGATTGACCTGCTGACAAGAGCTAGTGGAGGTCTGATCATGTCTTCCTGTGTCAATTCTGTCTTCCTGCATCTAGCTTTGTTTCCAAATAAGATACACCAGCACCAAAGAAGGAAACAGTACCCCAAACATTGATTCAGCAACTTAGGTGTATTCCGGTACTGTAAAGCAATAGAATATTCATCAATTTATGAGAAAAACTTCGACCAAAATATACAAAGTTGAAAGCAACATACTAAGGAGAGAGGTATCCATGGCtttagcaacaataacaattgcCTCATGTGATGGTATGTTTAGCTACATGCCTCGAGAACGTTATGTTTACATCTATATAATTGAAACTCTTAGAATGCGCATTTATGGGGAATACACTCAATTGCAAACAGTTTGAAGAAGAATGCAAAAGTTTTATCGAATGTTGGCTTGACCATTTAAGAATCATCAAGACTTGTCAATTAATTCTGGAAAATTTATTTTGCAATTATGTTTATGAGACTCAAACAGTTAAGCAACTAATGGTATTACTAAGTCATATAGCAGAATTAACATGTATACCCTTAGCGTTTTGCTACTATGATTGAATTGGTAAGCCCATCCCATGAAAATATTGAACTAACTTAGCCAaccaaagagtattacattaacttaAGACAGAATCTCTAAAAAGTCAAGAAGAAAACGGATCTCTGCACAACAATCACTGTATCCTACCATAAAGCCCCAACTCACAAATATAAGACTCGGCATATGTCCTAAACCATATGACACACATCGAGTTAGTATGCCTATTAACATGAGCAaccaaacaagaaaacaaagacaATCCTAATGGTAACTGGTGCTTCAAAACCATTACCAATACAGTAAATTAAAATCAATGAAAATCTCAAGCAAGTACTTACTCTCAATGGATGCAATTCGAACACAGAACAACTCTTCTTTCAATTCACCATCAGAGAAATCAGTAGTGTGCAACACACACCATAGCATGTTGTTGAATAGAAATTGTTGGTAACACTAcaaatcaaaatcataagaaaccccttaaccaaatctaacaaattaaatcaaaacctcaaataagcccaaaatcaattcaaaaagaaaaaaaagaaaaacctctATGACTAGCACAGATCTACAATGCCTTAGATTGTCTTATAACCAAACGAACTATCTCACTCTGTTTATGTTTAAGAATCTTCACAATTACAACTCCTCATCTTTTCCATTGATTTCCATCTATGCAATAGGTACAGTTTCACCTTTCTAGAATTACAACACCATCAAAACGAAACAGTACAACTAAAAAACCAAATCAATCGAATGAAATCAAATAGGAAAATCAGTTAACAAAGAGAACGAAATTTGGAAAAATGGATACATACATATCGAGAAGAACATCGTCTACCTCCATTACCTCATCATCTGCAGAAGTAACTATTCTTCCATCTACATTTCTGAAAGTTGAAAAAGACCCTTTACATTTTCCTGCCATATCTGAAAACAAATaggataaaatcaaaaaccaaaactcaAAAATTAAATCAAGAAATCAAGTTAAAATATACAAAATAGAACAGATAAAGAACTTATGAAATGGCTTTCACTAAAATAACGAAAGACCCACCTCAAATTTCTGAAGGAATCAATCCCAGTCCTTAAAACAAACACATCTAAATCGAAATTAAAATCCAACCCAATTATCTAAAAtttaaaatcatcaaaatcaatagtaagaagaagaagaaggtggtagACCTGGTGATGTTGCTCGtggtgatggaggtggtggttTTGCTAGTTGTGGAGCAAGCTGTGGAAACGACAAGGAGAATAAAAgaagagaaggagaaaagaagatCGATCGTTCATAGTATGCTACAGATTGAAAAAAAGAAGATGCAAAGCTTGTATGTGGAATGATTTTTCCAGTAGGTTGGTTTTCAGAGAGATACGGTTAGGGTTTTCAATGTTTTTGATAAACGCAAACTGAAAGCCAAATGATACGGGTGATAAGGACTAGCCGTGGGAGTCATCTTCAGCTGAGCGAAAAAACAGAAATAGGTTTGAAGAAACTTTTGGTTTGGGGTTTGTGAGAATATGACCAATATAGCACAACGCGAAAGACTTATGGCAAATTAGCCGGTGGCTAACCATTCTCAACCTTATAAAAACGTGGTACTACATGTGGCTAGTCATTGTTGGGCGCACGATACAAAAATCGTAGTGGGGCTCTAAAAAACCAAAATATTTGTCGGATTTATTCTGTGATATTGGTGGTTCATTGTTAAATCACATACCTGTTAAATTACCACGTTTAAGAATGACGGTTTTTTCATGTTAAATGGTGAATCCCACTATTTTCATGTTATATGACGGAATTTATTTGTGAGATCCAAATCACATAACTAATCTGTCATTTAAAAGCATGATTATTAGCCCTTTTTGGACTAGTGAAC
This window contains:
- the LOC113337621 gene encoding uncharacterized protein LOC113337621, with protein sequence MAGKCKGSFSTFRNVDGRIVTSADDEYRNTPKLLNQCLGYCFLLWCWCILFGNKARCRKTELTQEDMIRPPLALVSRYWDYSPCVLLFVFEELKGAVASAFVDFTTSPSSAE